The genomic region CATCTGCTTATAGATAATGCTAACTTAATAAAATTTCATGAAATATAACAGAAGCAATGTGGGTCCTGATCCTTTACCAaccaaactttaatattattagatTCCTACTTCCTAATCCATTATCTACTCCATGGATAAAGATCCAAGATCTTAAAAGCATTTGAAAAGCAAAAGTGATACTTATAAGTGCCAACCTAGTTGAGCATTCAATTATAAAGATATTGACATTTTGGGATATACTATAAGATAAGCTTGTAAAAGTGACGAGAtataaacattaaaaaaaaaaaactaaataataTGTATATCATAGTAACAAGTTATACCATACTCATTAACAACTTATATTATGATGTGGAACAGTGGAAGCCATttttattatgatgtacaaatcatTTTCCTAATCCTGGAATCACAAACATTGCAAAAACTAAGAACCAATGATCGATAACATCATAATAGGCAATATGTAACTACATGAATAGTAAAATATCCTAGAAACCAAGAGAATTGAATACCTTGGTTATCTTTTCATTGTATCAGGTCTTCTTGATTCTTAGTCGAAAGCCGTTTAAGAAGCTCATAAGTTGTTATCATGGTAGTTGCAGACATAGACATCGAAGCCCATCGCGGACCTAAACCTCTATAAAACGCCATCCATCCACCTTCGCGTACTAAATTTCTCACAGTTTGTCCAACTGTTGGACCTTTCCTCccattattatcatcactattatcAAAAACCTGTAATCTTGTCTTAATTGTATCCAACGGCATTGTAACTAAAGCCGATACACCACCTGCCATAGCTGCACTAACACCTTGAACTGCCATTACAGTTCTTGAATCAGGTCTAAGAGCAATCGCACACCCATTTTCATTACTATCATCATCTTTCCTATACACATATGACCCAATTCCACCCCAAACAAGTCTTTGAGAAACAGAATACGACGCCCACCAAACTGCATTTGATGGTGCATATGTCATTACTGATATACCAAAACCTCTATATAAACCTCTAGGCCCATCAGTTCTAAGAATTTTTCTAAAAGCATCGATCCCATTCATATATTTACACGAATTCACCGAACTCGAGAATTTAAATTTGCTGTAATCATTTCCTTGAACCATGAGTCGTTGACTTACAACATCAATCGGTGTCCAAACAAGCTGTGCAGCCAATGAGGCGGTTAACCCAGCTGTCGCATTAGCAATTGTAGCAGCAGCAGATTCTGAAAACCCTAATTTAACAGTACTATTTCCAACATTACTCTTAGTAATCTCAAGTGCTGTCATGTATAACGCACGAGCTGGAATCGTTCCAATTAATGAAGTCCCAAACCCTCTATACAAGCCTCGTAAACCTTCAAACCTTAAAATCGGAAAAGCAGTTTTGAAACTCGATAAATGCGAGGAAGAAACTTGCTGTCTGGTTTTCAAAACCACTACAGGATAAAGTGTAGCTGATACACCTGAAAACAGCCCTGCACCTAGGAAGAAAAACTTCGTTTTATCGAGCATCTCCCAATCGATTTCTTCTGGTTTATGAACGATTTGATTCGATGAAGATTCATCCTCAATAGTACTTAAATTCATATTCTCTTTCGGTTTCATATGATTCCAACAACACTAAAATCACACATTCAATTATGATTTCACTTACCATATGCTTCTCTCTATAACTAATTACTTTCACCGAATAATCAATTAAAAAACAGCACGTAAACCTAAATCCGGAATCTATAACCGTAAATTAACAATCAAGCTAATAATCGGTTAATACAAGTCATATGGATATAACTAAAATTACATCTAATTATATAACCGGTAACatcaataattaaaataataacggCTAACAGAATAATAAACGAGCTCCTAAATAAATCCTTTACCAAAACCTAATTTTCAGAAAAATCTAATAACGTCTAACATGTTTAAAACTGTTAGTATTACCGTTAATTTCGTTAATTGCCGTTCCGATGAACAAGTAACGGCTGTTAACGAGATAACGATGTTCGCCGGTGAGGAAAGAATGAATAGAATCAGTAATCAGAGTGAGAGATCAGAGAATTGTGAATTTTGATGGCAACGAACGAATACGATGGAAGAGGAGGGAGGCAAGGAGACTAAAAATGgaaaattaaataaaaatggaAGAAAGAAAACAACCCGCATGTACTGACACGTGTAGGTTGCCGGTAACAGAAACTATTTTTGTCGTCTTCCTCTTACAGTAAAAATTCAATTAAATTTTTTGCGTAATGGGGAATTCAATaaaaattcaattcaattcaattttaAATTAAAAATAGAGTTAATTATATCATTAGTCCCTGTAGTTTACCCTAAATTATACCGAAAGTCCTTTTCTTTCTAAATATATACCGGTAGTCCCTATGGTTTTAAAATGAACAGTGATGGTCCAAAACCTAATGTCGGTGGTCCCTATCACTAACAATTGTTAAAAAATTCCGTTAAATTCAATCACATGTCTAATATGCGAGGGTAGAATTGTCATTCTGTCTCATTTATCTCATCAACCACCTGCAACTATTTTCATCTTCAATAATGGAGAACCCTAATTATATCTTCACAACATCTAAAATCAAGAAATCTAACCCCCTTCACTATCACTATACTAAATTAAACAAATACTTGTACATCATCGTCACCAAAAAAAACTTTGACCTTTGTTCACACTTTCATTGCACCATCTGATTCTCGAACCACATAAGCATAAAATCAAACCCTTTTTTAACATAGAAACATAAATAGATCTAGGATTCATCTTCTTTGGACTCAAAGAATTATAACAAAATAATTTTATAACTTCTATGAACATAAAGAATCCAAATTCCAAAGCTCCTAAATTACAAAGCTACGACGACGACTAATTATCCGACACCAACGCAAGCTACGATGGTTGACGCCACTTCACCGTCATCTGAGAGGTGCGATAACTATAACTACGGTTGATTTTGGTACCAATCGCCGCAAATAACTTGATTTGAAACACGAAAACACAAAATCAATCTTTCATATCTCCGTTTTCTCACAACCAACAACTCCGGCTAGATCTAGATCCAAACGGTTCCTGATTTCGGTGACGAACAGTGGCATAAGAATTGTAATCTACACTACCACCGTCGATTTAAGGTTTTGGTGGTTGTTTTTTGGGTGTTCTCCGGAAATGAAAATCATCGATGGTAGGTGTTTTCCACAACGTCATGGTTgtccttttatataaataattgatTGATAAAAGGCGTGAACTATAAGTAAAAGTTAGAATTTTATGAGTGAGTTACAACTGTTTTTCTCTGCATCATCACCCGTAAGGATTAAATCTTCATCGAAAAATGGGAACAATTCTAATTTGTATGTATGAGCTGTTaggtttttaatttaattgattagtTAGGTTTTTAATTCTAATACATTATTTGATTATAGGTGCTATAAAAAATGAAGTGACAGAGTGAAGATTTTAGGGTTTTTGAAAGAGAAAGATTTAATGACTAAAATACCCATCATGTGCAATGTACGTGTACTTGTTTAATGCCAAAACTGACGTTAGATATGGATCAACGTTGTGCATTTTAAAAACAATATGGACTACCTGTataattttaaaaagaaaaggacTATCTGTATAACTTTGAGGAAACCATAGAGACCAACAGTATAATTAACTCTTAAAAATCTATCTataatctatctatatctataatctatctatctatctatctatcaccTCTTATAAATCGTGAAGGTCCACGTGTCAATTCTTAATTACTCCTTAATCATGAAATCCTATGTGTTAAATCAGTGATTAATCACAATTATCCCCAATTTATCAACAAATAATCCACGTATACATCTCAGATCGTGTATCCAAAATCAAGCAGAAGTATTCCCAAAACTTTCATCTCCCTACGGCTCATCTCCGATCCATCTACTACAAACCTGATATATTAATTGCTTCAACGTGTCAATAGATGGTTATATGAATTGTGGTAAATCAAATGCAATTGATCTAACAAAAAACCAAGCCCCATTAGAAGCTTTGATCATCTCTCTTCTATCAGACAATTCAATCATGCTTACAGTCAAAACAAATATGTAAGTAAAGATACATTTTTAATATCAATTCTTCACAAATGCATTGATGAAATCAATGTGTGTTTTGTTGTAATTCTaaatattagggttttaatttcaGATGAATGCAACAAATTTCTTCTTTTTTATCTTATCCTTAAATATAATTGCTATACTATGTAAGTTGATTATATTGTTTACAAAGTTGTGATGATGTAACTTCATTAACATTGGTATATGCATTGTTCTATCGAATTCATCTTTCTTGAGCAAAAGCAAGCGACAATTATCAACCACTTCATAGCGGTACGtcattattattagggtttataCTACATATTTTATTTGTTTATAGTAATTGATACATGAAATTAGGGCTAAATTTACAAGCTTATGGTTTGATTGCTTATTAGCTTTTAAAAGATATTATTTATATGTAACTGTCAACTGATTTTGTTACCGTCTGAAAGCATCTGAGTTTGGAAGATGCATTGCTTATGTTTCTGGAGGTTGATAGTACAGTCACAAGACTCACAACCATGATTTCAACTGATATATAAAGAAAAGGTATGAATATGTACTCATGCATGTCTCTTTGTAAAGATATGAATATGAATGTATAAATCTAAGGTTAGTTCATATGGGCAGATGTTTGATTGATTTTGTTGTTTTTAGGATCTTGGGGTAGACGTTAAATAAAATCTATGACACCAAATCAaggtaacttatatattttatttaactatgATTATCAATTTTGTAAATGTAAATGTATGTCACAATTGttagtattgatttgtagattgagAGTTACGGGCTTCCATGACGTATTACTTAGATTCCTATATTTGCTCTTGGACGTGCTCaagtttttttttaacttatatgcATATTCTGCACATTACAATGAATCTCAAAGTTCCTACCTACCGCTCAACAGGTTTAGCTTCTTAATATGCTTTCTTTTGTTATTCATACAAAAACTACCATACCCATTTCACAAATTATATGATCATTTGTAACAAAAAAGTGTAGCACCGAGTTTGAGATTCATCTTTTCAATACGGAGAAGTGGAAATTAGTTTTAAATCATACATATTTTTATTGGATTGCTTATAATCCACTATATGTGACAGAGTATGACGCCTCTGCTCACACTATTAGTTCTCTGTAGGATGTGTTTTGGTAGACTCTCAAACAGTTAGCGGTAGAGGTTCTTTGTAATTGCATGTAAGGCGGTTAGGAAACCTGCCAAATTGGCTTTGGGTCAAAATCCATAACTCTATTACTTGGGAGGGCATGGGTTGGGTTGACCCAGAACATTTTGTTTGTCACTCGAAGTTCTTCATAGATAGTTAACTGTATCAAATGCTATAGTAAGTTTGACATCAAAGTAAATGTTCTTCCTGTTTACCTTCAAGGTTCTGTTACTTTTTAAGCTATTTTTCATTACCCATTTGCTAAGGCATACAtttttaaactaaaaaaaaaaagcaATTCCTAAGTGAGATATTAGGACGGTTGATATATGTAATAGGTGTACAACTACTGTAACTAAAATTTTGCAATTCATTcccgaatcatttataatgtattttCTGGCCTTCTCTAAACATTATTTTTTATAAATTGTCAACAGAATCTACCCATTCACAAGTAAATCGGTCGACATTGCCGTCTTTAGTTATCAAGTGAAATGGAGTACTAAAATTCGATTAAGAGCCACTCTATCAAAATAGAGGTTGCTATAATATTAACGGGAACAAGTCAATATTGTATTGCTCTAAAATTAGAGGTGCCACATATTTTGAGTTGACCGGTGGACTTTTTTATCCAAAGCTTTATGTTTTTTGTACTATTGACTTGTCAATACAAATTGCATTGCTATAATAATATAAGGATCATGATTACACATTCATGGAAGTAATGAGAGTAATGTTACACGGTGCAAGTTTGTTACGACAAAAAAAGACACATTGCTATATAGACTGGTTGTTTCCCTAATTTAGTTACTTAGCCAATGGTAGTGTTGCGTTAGTAGTGTTACATGGGCAGTACTcatgtatatatttttaaatttgtGAAATCTCAGTATATATTTGTCGTTTTTCAGGAATTCCAGTATACATATGTAGATTCTACTTTATTTATTAACAATATTTTTGATAGAGCTATATCTTATTTATCTTTTTAGGCATTCAAGTTGAATATGTTAACTTTTGATGTGAAGTTGTAAAGCTAAACTGTGGGCAGTGGTTATCAAATGGATCAAAACGAAAGCATAGTAGTTAAAGCTCGAAAAATGGGCTCCAGACAGAATCTGAATGGCTATCAAGATGGGTCAAACATGTTATGTTCTGATTATACAGGCACGCTTAAATGCCTGAGGGCAAAAACCATAACATTTATCATCGTCAAAGAGTTATTGCAATGGTGCATCAGAGTTTCCTTAAACTGGTACGTATACTATACAAAAATATGCAAATTAATCCATAGTTTTATCATACATCTGATTCAAATTCATAGTCAAATTCTAATCAAGGTATTGACCACGATAGATGTGGGTATGATACTATGAACATGGATTAATCAATGTAAAAGGAATGGTTTCAACCAATTTTTAAGAAAGCATAATTTAATATCACATTTCGCCACATATAGTAGTCAATATACACAAATTTCAATTAtaacatgtatatatttttttttatcgatGTGCATGTATGTATCAATATGTATTAGCAGGTATAAACAAAGGGTATGAAATTATCAATCTGTATGCATCAATATGTATAGTCAAGATTTATGAAGCCCAAATGGTTTAACAAGGCTATCATATTATTCATTTTTTATTGCACTCTGAAACTTCACTTACACTTGTATATTCTTTGTGGGTCGAAATGTGTTCAGCGCAAATGGATGCTCAACTTCTGGAGTAGCTCAACTAGCATTGGTGAAATGAACACATATATGTAGAGTGTAATTTCTTATTCATAATAACGGTTACAAACTTTTAATTGGTTCAAGTTGAACATGTTGTAGACAAATTTCTATACGAGTTTCTTAGTTCATTTACATACTTTGACCAATTTAGACAACTGACCTATTTGAATAACACCATTTTGTTTTACTTATGTTTGTACATTGTCACACCAACAATCTACGAAATATAATGCCTTGATCTCAATAGTGCAGCTTCACTAATGAATGGTAGTCATTGTAATTGTGTAATACAAATAATCGTTACCAGTGATAACGCATTCGGTACCAATGATAACGCATTCAAATACTTTTTTTAgttgccgtgcaacgcacgggctcttaaatctagtaaaTTATAAATTGTGAACTACTCCGTATATGTCAGAATCTATACCGGTACTAGAGGTGTCTTTTAGGCTTTTATCATAGGTAAGATAAGTAATCGCATAGTCTTAAATTTAGAAgggtttaaaattttaaatatataaatatttttgtttaatatatttaattaaatcaaataaaaaattgtcaattaaagttaaaataccttatttttaatagttaaatacaatgtaagtaaataaatagataaattggattattatttttttatgcgtAGTAAAAAATTTTAACGTATATATGGGCAcatttttattttcgtctagggcctttaaattgttgagacgaCTGTGCCGGTACCGAAATATCATAGTAACCGTATCGGTATATGTTTCTAATTTACACTAAAATTGGTATGAGTACTATACCGATTCGGTACTGATAAGAAAACTGAGGTACAAAATAAAAGGACGAAGTATTAGTAACTATGGTCCATAttagaaaataaaaaatataacgGAAAAAATTCACTACTTTTTCACATTGAAGGAAAAAACAGTAACTTAGATTGTTCTGCTAGTCCATTTACATTCTTACTTAATGGACAAATCTTCGTTTATCTTTCATTACCCATGACCCTAGTGTGTCACTGCAATTGCGGTTAATTCGTTATCATTGGATAAGTTATTAGGAATATGACAGAACGGAAGACTAAGGAAAGAAAGAAGAATGCAACAAAATGCAGGCACATTCGATAGATATTATATGGAAGATGAATACTCATAACCACTGAATTAGATATACAATATGTGCATATTAATTAATTAACAACTATACACAAATTAAAGGGTTAGTTTAGCTACTTTAATACAGTTAACATCGATCAAGTAAAACTCGATATACATGTAAGATTTTGTTATTATATGGTATTGGTACCGAAAAACCGGTAACAAAACTGATACCAAACCAATATCGATACCGTTAATTCAGTATGTTATTCGGGATAAGGTTTGCTCTTTTTTCAGTATCGTACTATGTGGTTCAGTAAGGTGTTAGTATCGATACCATCCCAACAATCCGTAGTATGATGTAAGGAATTTTAAATGTTTCCCGTACGTAAATGTTGTAATTTGCACATGAGTAATGATATATCCACCAATttaattatctttattttcatCCTACTTAATTAATTGCTTTTTTTTTTCTTGACAAAAAACGTAAACTTTATAAACAATAGAACACTACATCAAACCAATGAAGACCTAACACGAGATACAACGCAGAACAAACAAACCAACCAACAAACACAATAAAAGCTAACAAACCGAGCAAAAACGAACTCAAAACACATCA from Rutidosis leptorrhynchoides isolate AG116_Rl617_1_P2 chromosome 9, CSIRO_AGI_Rlap_v1, whole genome shotgun sequence harbors:
- the LOC139866067 gene encoding uncharacterized protein gives rise to the protein MKPKENMNLSTIEDESSSNQIVHKPEEIDWEMLDKTKFFFLGAGLFSGVSATLYPVVVLKTRQQVSSSHLSSFKTAFPILRFEGLRGLYRGFGTSLIGTIPARALYMTALEITKSNVGNSTVKLGFSESAAATIANATAGLTASLAAQLVWTPIDVVSQRLMVQGNDYSKFKFSSSVNSCKYMNGIDAFRKILRTDGPRGLYRGFGISVMTYAPSNAVWWASYSVSQRLVWGGIGSYVYRKDDDSNENGCAIALRPDSRTVMAVQGVSAAMAGGVSALVTMPLDTIKTRLQVFDNSDDNNGRKGPTVGQTVRNLVREGGWMAFYRGLGPRWASMSMSATTMITTYELLKRLSTKNQEDLIQ